In a genomic window of Gloeothece verrucosa PCC 7822:
- a CDS encoding IS630 family transposase, which yields MEQKEKLQKTLRESQCPHVRERVLIILLMDDGKTYHEISQFLGIAYRTVAYWAIHGDPDNLESFIDKRNQGNFKKVTDEYINLLLAVIEKNPEELGYEFGRWTAARLASYLEKETGICLSGSQVRRILQKKKYVYLWAKYSLEDKQNPVLREAFKEKLQEYIKISIFKPNSCQIWFWDEAGFSLRVIRRKQWSKKGTRRKVAGQRRRGRVNVMGGLRYTDKKRLAYFIEKGNAITFYEQMVSLNEFVLSEWVIEGNQADKFVQLGPKIIVILDNASFHKKKEILAQIEKQMPNIRLEFLPPYSPDYNLMELVWHSAKEYIANKLFESVEQLKFLLDKLLNQGELIIKWRRKIKNKGNSVYAI from the coding sequence TTGGAGCAAAAAGAAAAATTACAAAAAACTTTACGAGAAAGCCAATGTCCTCATGTGAGAGAACGAGTATTGATAATATTATTAATGGATGATGGCAAAACTTACCATGAGATTAGTCAATTTTTAGGAATAGCTTATCGAACAGTAGCTTATTGGGCTATTCATGGTGATCCAGATAACTTAGAAAGTTTTATTGATAAAAGAAATCAAGGAAATTTTAAAAAAGTGACTGACGAATATATTAATTTACTTTTAGCTGTAATTGAAAAAAATCCCGAAGAGTTGGGTTATGAATTTGGACGTTGGACAGCAGCAAGATTAGCAAGCTATTTAGAAAAAGAAACGGGAATTTGTTTAAGCGGCTCACAAGTAAGGAGGATTTTACAGAAAAAAAAGTACGTTTACCTTTGGGCTAAATATAGCTTAGAAGATAAGCAAAATCCTGTGTTAAGAGAAGCATTTAAAGAAAAATTACAAGAGTATATAAAAATAAGCATTTTCAAGCCAAATTCATGTCAAATATGGTTTTGGGATGAAGCGGGCTTTAGTTTACGAGTGATTAGACGAAAACAATGGTCTAAAAAAGGGACAAGAAGAAAAGTAGCAGGACAAAGAAGAAGAGGAAGGGTTAATGTAATGGGAGGATTGCGATATACAGATAAAAAAAGATTAGCTTATTTTATTGAGAAAGGAAATGCTATAACTTTTTACGAACAGATGGTTAGTTTAAACGAATTTGTATTAAGCGAATGGGTTATAGAAGGAAATCAAGCTGATAAATTTGTTCAATTAGGTCCAAAGATAATTGTCATTCTTGATAACGCTTCTTTTCATAAAAAAAAAGAAATTTTAGCTCAAATCGAAAAACAAATGCCAAATATAAGGCTAGAATTTTTGCCTCCTTATAGTCCAGATTATAATTTAATGGAATTAGTGTGGCATTCTGCAAAAGAATATATTGCTAATAAATTATTTGAGTCAGTTGAACAATTGAAATTTTTATTAGATAAATTATTAAATCAAGGAGAACTTATTATTAAATGGAGACGCAAAATTAAAAATAAAGGAAATTCTGTTTATGCAATTTAG
- a CDS encoding transposase DNA-binding-containing protein yields MWRHQIESSIPQACRSPAAMPATYDFWANARVKADDIVKAQRERVLELIEDERTFF; encoded by the coding sequence ATTTGGCGGCACCAAATCGAATCAAGTATTCCCCAAGCTTGTAGAAGTCCAGCCGCGATGCCGGCAACTTATGACTTTTGGGCGAATGCAAGAGTCAAGGCGGATGATATTGTTAAAGCCCAGAGAGAACGAGTATTAGAATTAATCGAAGACGAGAGGACTTTTTTTTGA
- a CDS encoding type II toxin-antitoxin system Phd/YefM family antitoxin has product MAKLDIAQAKSNLSKLLDLAIQGEEIVITQDDQPVAKISPVKRPLKRGSAKGKVWMSDDFDDPLEDFQEYME; this is encoded by the coding sequence ATGGCTAAATTAGATATAGCTCAAGCTAAATCCAATCTTTCAAAACTTCTTGATTTGGCTATTCAAGGAGAAGAAATTGTTATTACTCAAGACGACCAACCCGTAGCCAAAATCTCCCCGGTCAAACGACCATTAAAACGAGGAAGTGCAAAGGGGAAAGTATGGATGAGCGATGATTTTGATGACCCTCTTGAAGATTTTCAGGAATATATGGAATGA
- a CDS encoding type II toxin-antitoxin system VapC family toxin, whose amino-acid sequence MNLLLDTHIFLWFVNDEPKLSDPLKDLIEDENNFSYLSVASLWEMSIKYNLGKLTLAPSYQEFVEREVNQSRVILLNIKLEHLKINASLPFHHRDPFDRIIISQAMAENFPLITVDSVFHQYSIMLI is encoded by the coding sequence ATGAATTTATTATTAGACACACATATATTTCTTTGGTTTGTTAACGATGAGCCCAAATTAAGCGATCCCCTCAAAGATTTAATTGAAGATGAAAACAATTTTAGTTATCTCAGTGTCGCAAGTCTTTGGGAAATGTCGATTAAGTATAACCTTGGGAAGTTAACGTTAGCTCCTTCATATCAAGAATTTGTTGAGAGGGAAGTAAACCAAAGTCGTGTGATTTTACTTAATATTAAGTTAGAACATCTTAAAATTAATGCTTCTTTACCGTTTCATCACAGAGATCCTTTTGACCGTATCATTATTTCTCAAGCTATGGCGGAAAATTTTCCGCTCATTACAGTTGATTCAGTTTTTCATCAATATTCTATCATGCTTATTTAA
- a CDS encoding NF041680 family putative transposase, producing the protein MKNQEIEKIISEFSRWRENLYNGLNARKETLIELIDALSSNQQAASVVELSLNPLFRRDYNSLYKGIQEFLPHQNEKSYLEQINRLFDAAFLTINQEKSRNYNLLGIDTTPYPRAYSATLADRTFIHSPNPIKGNKPISIGHTYSVVCALPDRNLTGNVPWVVPLSGERLQSQEKATHVANQQLKKIIKNSLFPAKQLSVLVVDSLYSQRDFIGEQVQHENLIPITRVRSNRVFYRQFISQKGDSPSSGHPRWYGDKFDLKDETTWTNPDEVSQCFFTTKKNRHLTVTISAWQQMLMRGTKNYKMNQHPFTLLQILVKDEAENLIWQPMWLIVIGQNRHQLSLVDCYQSYRQRYDMEHFFRFGKQRLLMTAYSTPDVEHEENWFKLTLLAYVNLWAARHLTTILPRPWEQYLKTNESEKITPSLVQRDFRRIISTLGTFASSPKRRGYSCGRIKGYKQELRTRHQVIKKTQKNQLSKVTTS; encoded by the coding sequence ATGAAAAATCAAGAGATTGAAAAGATAATTAGTGAGTTTTCCCGGTGGAGAGAAAATCTTTATAATGGACTTAATGCCCGAAAAGAAACTCTTATAGAGTTAATAGATGCCCTCTCATCAAATCAACAAGCCGCCTCGGTGGTAGAATTGTCTCTTAATCCTTTATTTAGACGAGATTATAACAGTTTATATAAAGGAATTCAAGAATTTTTGCCCCATCAAAATGAAAAGAGCTATTTAGAACAAATTAATCGTTTATTTGATGCTGCTTTTTTAACTATTAATCAAGAAAAATCCCGCAACTATAACTTATTAGGAATTGACACAACTCCTTACCCTAGGGCTTATTCAGCTACTTTAGCAGACAGAACCTTTATCCATTCTCCTAATCCTATTAAAGGAAATAAACCCATTAGTATTGGACATACTTATTCAGTTGTATGTGCTTTACCAGACCGAAATTTAACGGGCAATGTTCCTTGGGTAGTTCCCTTATCGGGAGAACGGCTTCAATCCCAAGAAAAAGCTACTCATGTCGCCAATCAACAACTCAAGAAAATTATTAAAAATTCTTTATTCCCTGCCAAGCAGTTATCAGTTTTAGTGGTGGATAGCCTTTATAGTCAACGAGATTTTATTGGAGAACAAGTTCAACATGAAAATTTAATTCCTATTACACGAGTCAGAAGTAACCGAGTATTTTATCGTCAATTTATTTCTCAAAAAGGTGACAGTCCCTCATCTGGCCATCCCCGTTGGTATGGAGATAAATTTGACCTAAAAGATGAAACTACTTGGACTAATCCTGATGAGGTTAGCCAATGCTTCTTTACCACTAAAAAAAATCGTCATTTGACTGTTACAATTTCAGCTTGGCAACAAATGTTAATGAGAGGAACTAAAAATTATAAAATGAATCAACATCCTTTTACTTTACTACAAATACTTGTAAAAGATGAAGCTGAGAATCTTATTTGGCAACCCATGTGGCTCATTGTTATTGGACAAAATCGTCATCAATTAAGCTTAGTTGATTGTTATCAGTCTTACCGGCAACGTTATGATATGGAACATTTCTTCCGATTTGGCAAACAAAGATTATTGATGACAGCTTATTCTACTCCCGATGTCGAACACGAAGAAAATTGGTTTAAATTAACACTATTAGCTTATGTTAATTTATGGGCTGCTAGACATTTAACGACTATTTTACCCCGTCCTTGGGAACAGTATTTAAAAACTAATGAATCGGAAAAAATTACTCCAAGTTTAGTTCAAAGAGATTTTCGGAGAATAATTTCAACTTTGGGGACATTTGCCTCTTCTCCCAAACGTCGGGGTTATTCTTGTGGACGTATTAAAGGTTATAAACAAGAGCTACGAACTCGCCATCAAGTTATCAAAAAAACACAAAAAAATCAACTGAGTAAAGTCACTACTTCTTAA
- a CDS encoding RAMP superfamily CRISPR-associated protein: protein MKNDHKSTSKAFERPPNPKSSKSSQSSIPKKMNFSPILKDENLFPFLIDFQNLPDLPVDASFVEYLRWMRELKIEDSEQNKAENNATKLHLLQLAQDEKYVNYSKYLKRANQRIKNIVSLKEGQKIIVTCPWRIRVGGHRGPESILLPAFDALGIPFIPSSTLRGIARTQAIREVMKNNPDLSYQKAEQHETIIDHFGSLETKDKSKREGKVTFLDAYPVDDKSPSGGLSLDIANNVWKWGENNLPEYQPNPNLFLSLKQPTFLIGIIPNHYCEKKQLNKVEEWLLKGLASGVGSQINSGYGCLTKSRNYEICENNQQILLELDFTLKGQLINSYKSYNNLSQPYKINGDRIERNKKNIPKLVESSKPEVRPIAFKSMLRYWFRVIALGVLPKIRVKELEAFIFGGIEPKHQGLIQVQIHDSDDGNLPTQKKFGTQSGKLIILASYELSQDNYQLLIDFIEALTWLMFHLGGVGLGARRPLYERKRYNAQGNRVPPYWRGADLKAENQDEFWKIPETIEKFEKRFHACLNCFYNNLSKIQNSYVQFRQKLQPSVNHENYIINSQCPLKVEKIKPRSWDEALDQNCRVIVCQGISNNSKNFALSLLHSENLNKKDLNSSGKNKYLCGDDGCPSPVLVTHLKNYEVVVIFGASKILEKPKNEGEKAKQINPRYQYFTEIKRQCEQVKILWDGLEFPS from the coding sequence ATGAAAAATGATCACAAATCTACTTCAAAAGCTTTTGAAAGACCTCCTAATCCAAAATCATCCAAATCTTCCCAATCTTCAATCCCTAAAAAAATGAATTTTTCCCCAATATTAAAAGACGAAAATTTATTTCCTTTTCTGATAGATTTTCAAAATTTACCAGACTTGCCAGTTGATGCAAGTTTTGTAGAATATTTACGCTGGATGAGAGAATTAAAAATCGAAGATTCAGAACAGAATAAAGCAGAGAATAATGCTACTAAATTACACTTGTTACAACTAGCACAAGACGAAAAATATGTCAATTATTCTAAATATTTAAAAAGAGCTAATCAGAGAATAAAAAATATTGTATCTCTTAAAGAAGGTCAAAAAATTATAGTAACTTGTCCTTGGCGGATTAGAGTAGGTGGACATCGAGGACCCGAAAGTATTTTATTACCCGCCTTTGATGCGTTAGGAATCCCTTTTATTCCATCTTCAACTTTGCGAGGAATTGCTAGAACTCAAGCAATTCGAGAGGTGATGAAAAATAATCCTGACTTATCATATCAAAAAGCAGAACAACATGAAACTATTATTGACCATTTTGGTTCTTTAGAGACAAAAGATAAAAGTAAACGTGAGGGAAAAGTTACGTTTTTAGATGCTTATCCTGTTGATGATAAGTCGCCATCGGGCGGATTAAGCTTAGATATTGCTAATAATGTTTGGAAATGGGGAGAAAATAATTTGCCAGAGTATCAACCAAATCCAAATTTATTCTTATCTTTAAAACAACCAACCTTTTTGATTGGAATAATACCTAATCATTATTGTGAAAAAAAGCAACTAAATAAAGTTGAAGAATGGTTGCTAAAAGGATTAGCAAGTGGTGTAGGTTCTCAGATAAATTCTGGTTATGGATGTTTAACTAAAAGTCGTAACTATGAAATTTGCGAGAACAACCAACAAATTTTATTAGAATTAGATTTTACCTTAAAAGGACAATTAATTAATAGTTATAAATCATATAATAATTTATCACAACCTTATAAGATTAACGGGGATAGAATTGAAAGAAATAAAAAAAATATTCCTAAACTCGTGGAAAGCTCCAAACCTGAAGTCAGACCAATTGCTTTTAAATCAATGTTACGTTATTGGTTTCGAGTCATTGCATTAGGAGTTTTGCCTAAAATACGAGTCAAAGAACTAGAAGCTTTTATTTTCGGAGGAATTGAACCTAAACATCAAGGATTGATACAAGTGCAAATACATGATTCTGATGACGGAAATTTACCAACTCAGAAAAAGTTTGGAACACAAAGCGGTAAACTGATTATCTTGGCATCTTATGAATTATCACAAGATAACTATCAATTATTAATTGATTTTATTGAAGCATTAACTTGGTTAATGTTTCATCTAGGAGGAGTTGGATTAGGTGCAAGAAGACCATTATATGAAAGAAAACGTTATAATGCTCAAGGAAACCGAGTTCCTCCTTATTGGCGGGGGGCAGACTTAAAAGCTGAAAATCAAGATGAATTTTGGAAGATACCTGAAACTATTGAAAAATTTGAAAAACGATTTCATGCTTGTCTTAATTGTTTTTATAATAATTTAAGTAAAATTCAAAATAGCTACGTTCAATTCAGGCAAAAGCTCCAACCATCAGTTAATCATGAGAATTACATAATTAACAGTCAATGCCCTCTAAAAGTTGAAAAAATAAAACCGAGATCTTGGGACGAGGCTCTTGATCAAAATTGTCGAGTTATAGTCTGTCAAGGAATAAGTAATAACTCGAAAAATTTTGCTTTATCTTTATTGCACAGCGAAAACTTAAATAAAAAAGATCTTAATTCTTCTGGAAAAAATAAATATTTATGTGGCGATGATGGTTGTCCATCTCCTGTGTTAGTTACTCATCTAAAAAACTATGAAGTTGTAGTAATTTTTGGAGCTTCTAAAATTTTAGAAAAACCTAAAAATGAAGGAGAAAAAGCCAAACAAATTAATCCTAGATATCAATATTTTACTGAGATTAAGCGACAATGTGAGCAGGTAAAAATACTTTGGGATGGTTTAGAATTCCCATCTTAA
- the cmr4 gene encoding type III-B CRISPR module RAMP protein Cmr4, producing the protein MTQLNCVYLYLYSPLHTGGTTQEGNLVGIARESHTNLPYIPSSTIRGRLRASIEDKDLRVQLFGPELKDIAPPSNENLSNTSEEVSNNSEADQTSNSNNLEQGDIWIGDGSLLWFPLASLSHGVVWITCPRLLQRWKRYYPSSLSIPESGYYTNLNTKNPIYLRDAVVKDGLNKWDDCNKFIPKDNVNTEIDSVLLLPNQHCATLIQMGLWRQVKIKLDEHKSVEGGFRYEEAIPSDTLMYFPWGLTAQVRDADEIELENENSKKQKELHVKRIKLAQKYQIKSQKDIEIVNKLFNKHLEKKNQQILQIGGQESLGRGFVKQWIWNPKNPSEQTQSQPAEVK; encoded by the coding sequence ATGACTCAGTTAAATTGTGTTTACTTATATCTTTATTCTCCCCTTCATACAGGAGGAACAACTCAAGAAGGTAACTTAGTGGGAATTGCACGGGAATCCCATACTAATTTACCTTATATTCCCTCTAGCACTATTAGAGGACGTTTAAGAGCAAGTATTGAAGATAAAGACTTACGAGTTCAATTATTTGGGCCAGAATTAAAAGATATAGCTCCGCCATCTAACGAAAATTTATCTAATACTTCCGAAGAAGTAAGTAACAATTCTGAAGCTGACCAAACATCAAATAGTAATAATTTAGAACAAGGAGATATTTGGATAGGAGATGGTTCACTATTATGGTTTCCTCTTGCTTCTTTAAGTCATGGTGTGGTTTGGATTACTTGTCCTCGATTATTACAACGCTGGAAGCGCTATTATCCCTCATCTCTTTCTATTCCTGAATCTGGTTATTATACAAATTTGAATACAAAAAATCCGATTTATTTACGGGATGCTGTAGTCAAAGATGGTTTAAATAAGTGGGATGATTGTAACAAGTTTATTCCCAAAGATAACGTTAATACAGAGATTGATTCTGTTTTGCTTTTACCGAATCAGCATTGTGCTACTTTAATACAAATGGGATTATGGAGACAAGTTAAAATAAAATTAGATGAACATAAATCAGTTGAAGGCGGATTTCGTTACGAGGAAGCGATTCCTTCAGATACTTTAATGTATTTTCCTTGGGGATTAACAGCACAAGTTCGAGATGCTGACGAAATAGAACTTGAAAATGAAAATAGCAAAAAACAAAAAGAATTACACGTAAAACGGATTAAACTTGCTCAAAAATATCAAATAAAATCTCAAAAAGATATCGAGATTGTTAACAAACTTTTCAATAAACATCTAGAAAAGAAAAATCAACAAATTCTACAAATAGGAGGACAAGAAAGCTTAGGCAGAGGATTTGTTAAACAGTGGATATGGAATCCTAAAAATCCTTCTGAGCAAACTCAATCGCAACCTGCGGAGGTAAAATAA
- a CDS encoding type III-B CRISPR module-associated Cmr3 family protein, whose translation MNNLKWYRITPLDVLLFRDAKPFSPGERAWAGSIFPPPGHAIAGAIRDLIQSNITIKLTGPFLTYKDQLYFPFPFSYDREHLCKRENNTAVPIPVVPLNWDNLHPLHSLLETDQNLPQPLVFESKHPFNDKLEGQYSAYLDYETILEYLKTSQISVEKWQKNRIKDNESPQPWKIETRPHNTITQGTRQVLEEDGYFVENTIRLQDGWSLAVGIKAKSEDENLKLTDNSQIIRLGGEGHRAILESCPQLGEQWQELEKISQGNQKKAGKKIAYLVTPGVFERRQRNNHPHCKPSPWEWTTAYPNNPTQEKGYLVSFATDKPLVISNRMRFGDNISTPAPQVYAAPAGTVYYLESNSEIILYQDSNASKQIQRWRDLGYSELLWISYQ comes from the coding sequence ATGAATAATTTAAAGTGGTATCGGATAACCCCCTTAGATGTTCTTTTATTTCGAGATGCAAAACCCTTTTCCCCTGGTGAAAGAGCATGGGCCGGTAGTATCTTTCCTCCCCCTGGTCACGCCATTGCAGGAGCGATTAGGGACTTAATTCAATCAAATATTACTATAAAGCTAACTGGACCATTTCTTACTTACAAAGATCAGCTTTATTTTCCATTTCCCTTTAGTTATGACCGAGAACACCTCTGTAAGAGGGAAAATAATACTGCTGTTCCTATTCCTGTAGTTCCCCTCAATTGGGATAACCTTCATCCCTTGCATAGTCTCCTAGAAACTGACCAAAATCTTCCTCAACCGCTAGTTTTTGAGAGTAAACATCCCTTTAATGACAAGTTAGAAGGTCAATATTCTGCTTATTTAGATTATGAAACGATTTTAGAATATTTAAAAACAAGTCAAATTTCAGTCGAAAAATGGCAAAAAAATCGAATTAAAGACAATGAATCCCCTCAACCTTGGAAAATAGAAACCCGTCCCCATAACACCATAACCCAAGGTACTCGTCAAGTGTTAGAGGAAGATGGTTACTTTGTGGAAAATACTATTCGTCTACAGGATGGATGGAGTTTAGCAGTAGGAATTAAAGCAAAAAGTGAAGACGAAAATTTAAAATTAACCGATAATTCTCAAATTATACGCTTAGGTGGTGAAGGACATCGTGCGATTCTTGAAAGCTGTCCCCAGTTAGGAGAACAATGGCAAGAACTAGAGAAAATATCGCAAGGAAATCAGAAAAAAGCCGGTAAAAAAATTGCTTACTTAGTCACACCTGGGGTTTTTGAACGAAGACAACGCAATAATCATCCTCATTGTAAACCGTCCCCTTGGGAATGGACGACTGCTTATCCCAACAATCCTACTCAAGAGAAAGGATACTTAGTCAGTTTTGCCACCGATAAACCGTTAGTTATTAGTAATCGAATGCGTTTTGGAGATAATATTAGCACTCCTGCGCCACAAGTTTATGCCGCACCTGCGGGTACTGTTTATTATTTGGAATCCAACTCAGAGATTATTTTATATCAAGATAGTAACGCCTCTAAACAAATTCAACGTTGGCGAGATTTAGGTTACAGCGAATTACTGTGGATTTCTTATCAATAG
- the cas10 gene encoding type III-B CRISPR-associated protein Cas10/Cmr2 produces the protein MSKSYWEAKIRGIIYPFSLTKIQELIGQTNENQGYWKKSNLVLSQSTLDPNIITLAAEIAHASDRTVLNSLSISLENNNDFKVSHLLSGDSLNLSLSYSNYQKLLTSAASQQPLSHSSSENTNTIELEEIKELYWWLWRCLPEIICQQLGNQDNFLLPASLILPDASIWSYASITSAIAGALVGYSPSQQPEKTSNQLQTPYLATFSFTPIQEIIKASRKMRDFWAGSWVLHYLSAKVCWKLAQIYGADCLIYPSLFQQPLIDHWLRNKWPNFSHWIDKPTEKAILTAGFPNVIVILLPSDKVPSAMQTARETVIQEWLVLGKKVFKELENRRWTRELSENSPTWQEWLRYQWQTYWTALPINNKVDPLTWQIKENSEAFQQWQDELNRICQLNEENKLFNLKEHQFIQAVAQEKPDLRVNIGSWWCYLFDQLRLTAGSVKNSRNWCIPSSFYPRSTISGLGSVVYPQPQDYRQRVTEGDTRQYWQEQGGLFDGNEQLNATEVLKRGLHRILPELLFNDPNKKIPYYYPDLSSGVAGWLKSYPDRESNFIKACEAVKAKFDWTYRKRHSNDKRKPLEFPALLPWGIPWIDEDSRRKTWPNPRLLNAGWLIDDFPLDTDESLQIQKDEAAKLRNCLSKYFNQGNNPTDWYVIATGDGDGMSKWLKGDKLNNYADYMFLNQSILNNESINTAIQEISEIKKRMGPSTHNALSRALLDFSNRLVPYLTEERYAGRLIYSGGDDVLAYTNLWEWDNWLWDIRECFRGKEDSRGEFNHEGNYWKRKNDDSRPLFTMGKNATVSFGVVIAHHSVPLAIALENLWDAEKKAKNYQHQDKKKDAVQVRVLFGNGNKLQALAQFDVFYHWKQLIELELTKPIEPSLFEMAAQLWEQHPAPCVNAIKPWTIAFCERREGLQGEDKKSFQNQLENTLTAIYNNTPEPPDSEIKNWLKLAAFVLRNRNIKPIQGGNNE, from the coding sequence GTGAGTAAGTCTTATTGGGAAGCAAAAATTAGGGGAATTATTTACCCTTTCAGTCTAACAAAAATCCAAGAATTAATAGGTCAAACTAATGAGAATCAAGGTTATTGGAAAAAATCAAACCTTGTTTTATCTCAATCTACTCTTGACCCCAATATAATTACTTTAGCGGCAGAAATTGCTCATGCTAGTGACCGAACCGTTCTTAATTCTTTATCAATTTCCCTAGAAAACAATAATGATTTTAAGGTTTCTCATTTGCTTTCTGGAGACTCCCTAAACTTATCTTTATCTTATTCTAACTATCAAAAACTTTTAACCTCTGCTGCCTCTCAACAACCCTTGTCTCACTCTTCTTCGGAAAATACCAACACCATTGAACTTGAAGAAATAAAAGAACTCTATTGGTGGTTATGGCGTTGTTTACCAGAAATCATCTGTCAACAATTAGGTAATCAAGACAACTTTCTTCTTCCGGCTTCTCTAATTCTTCCTGATGCCTCCATTTGGAGTTATGCAAGTATTACCTCTGCAATCGCCGGTGCATTAGTTGGATATTCTCCCTCACAGCAACCCGAAAAAACTTCAAATCAACTTCAAACCCCTTATCTTGCAACCTTTAGCTTTACCCCTATTCAAGAGATTATCAAAGCCAGCCGTAAAATGAGAGATTTTTGGGCTGGTTCATGGGTTTTACACTATTTATCTGCCAAAGTTTGCTGGAAATTGGCGCAAATCTACGGTGCAGACTGCCTAATTTATCCCAGTTTATTTCAACAACCTTTAATAGACCATTGGTTAAGGAATAAATGGCCAAATTTCAGCCATTGGATTGATAAACCAACAGAAAAAGCCATTTTAACCGCAGGATTTCCCAATGTTATTGTTATTTTATTGCCCTCCGATAAAGTGCCAAGTGCCATGCAAACGGCGCGAGAAACAGTGATTCAAGAATGGTTAGTATTAGGCAAAAAAGTCTTTAAAGAATTAGAAAATAGACGTTGGACGAGAGAATTAAGCGAAAACAGTCCAACATGGCAAGAATGGTTAAGATATCAATGGCAAACCTACTGGACTGCCTTACCCATTAATAATAAAGTTGACCCGCTTACTTGGCAAATTAAAGAAAATTCCGAGGCATTTCAACAGTGGCAGGATGAATTAAACAGAATTTGTCAGTTAAATGAGGAAAATAAACTATTTAATCTGAAAGAACATCAATTTATCCAAGCTGTTGCCCAAGAAAAGCCAGATTTAAGAGTTAATATAGGGTCATGGTGGTGTTATCTCTTTGACCAATTACGCTTAACCGCAGGAAGCGTTAAAAATAGCCGTAATTGGTGTATTCCTAGCTCATTTTATCCCCGTTCGACCATTTCGGGCCTAGGTTCTGTTGTTTATCCTCAACCGCAAGATTATCGCCAACGAGTAACGGAAGGAGATACCCGTCAATATTGGCAAGAACAAGGGGGATTATTCGATGGAAATGAGCAACTTAACGCAACTGAAGTATTAAAGCGAGGATTACACCGAATTTTACCAGAATTATTATTTAATGACCCTAATAAAAAAATTCCTTATTATTATCCTGATTTAAGTTCAGGGGTTGCAGGTTGGTTAAAATCTTATCCTGATAGAGAATCTAACTTTATTAAAGCGTGTGAGGCAGTTAAAGCAAAATTTGATTGGACTTATCGTAAAAGACATAGTAACGATAAACGAAAACCCTTAGAATTTCCGGCCCTATTACCTTGGGGAATACCTTGGATAGATGAAGATAGCAGGCGAAAAACCTGGCCAAATCCTCGCTTACTCAATGCAGGATGGTTAATTGATGATTTTCCCCTAGATACAGACGAAAGCTTACAAATCCAAAAGGATGAAGCCGCAAAACTACGAAACTGCCTCAGCAAATATTTTAATCAAGGGAATAATCCCACTGATTGGTATGTTATCGCCACAGGAGACGGAGATGGCATGAGTAAATGGCTAAAAGGAGATAAACTTAACAATTATGCGGATTATATGTTCTTAAATCAGTCAATTTTAAATAATGAATCTATTAATACGGCTATTCAAGAAATTTCTGAAATAAAGAAACGTATGGGGCCATCTACCCATAATGCCTTGAGTCGTGCGTTATTAGACTTCTCCAATCGTCTTGTTCCCTATCTTACAGAAGAACGTTATGCAGGGCGCTTAATCTACAGTGGAGGAGATGACGTTCTTGCTTATACCAATCTTTGGGAATGGGATAACTGGTTATGGGATATAAGAGAGTGCTTTCGGGGAAAAGAAGACTCTAGAGGCGAATTTAATCATGAGGGTAACTACTGGAAGCGCAAAAACGATGATTCTCGTCCTCTTTTTACAATGGGAAAAAATGCCACCGTTAGCTTTGGAGTCGTTATTGCTCATCATTCTGTTCCCCTTGCGATTGCTTTAGAAAACCTTTGGGATGCTGAGAAAAAAGCGAAAAATTACCAACATCAAGATAAGAAAAAAGATGCGGTGCAAGTGCGAGTTTTATTCGGGAATGGGAATAAATTACAAGCACTCGCTCAATTTGATGTATTTTATCACTGGAAACAACTGATTGAGCTTGAATTAACTAAACCGATAGAACCCAGTTTATTTGAAATGGCGGCGCAACTATGGGAACAACATCCAGCGCCTTGTGTTAACGCCATCAAACCTTGGACAATTGCTTTTTGTGAGCGTAGAGAAGGGTTACAAGGGGAAGATAAAAAAAGTTTTCAAAATCAATTAGAAAATACCCTAACAGCAATTTATAATAACACTCCTGAACCTCCCGATAGTGAAATAAAAAACTGGTTAAAACTGGCGGCTTTTGTCTTACGAAATCGTAATATTAAACCAATACAAGGGGGAAATAATGAATAA